One window of Mesorhizobium sp. PAMC28654 genomic DNA carries:
- a CDS encoding glutathione S-transferase family protein has protein sequence MTDLSAFPIATRWPASHPDRIQLYSAPTPNGVKVSIALEELGLPYEAHAVNIGKNESWTPEFLSLNPNGKIPVIIDPKGPGGKPIGLFESGAILLYLTDKTGKLIPADPARRYETIQWVFFQMASVGPMFGQVGFFHKFAGREIADKRPLERYRDESKRLLGVLDTRLMGRKWIMDNDYTIADISLLGWVRNLIGFYDARELVGFDDFVNVAAWLERGLARPAVQSGLNIPARG, from the coding sequence ATGACCGATCTGTCCGCCTTCCCGATCGCGACGCGCTGGCCGGCCAGCCATCCCGACCGTATCCAGCTTTACTCGGCTCCGACGCCGAACGGAGTGAAGGTTTCGATCGCGCTGGAAGAACTCGGCCTGCCCTACGAGGCGCATGCGGTGAACATCGGCAAGAACGAGAGCTGGACGCCGGAGTTCCTGTCGCTCAACCCCAACGGCAAGATACCCGTTATCATCGATCCCAAAGGACCGGGCGGCAAGCCGATAGGTTTGTTCGAATCCGGCGCGATCCTGCTCTACCTCACCGACAAGACCGGCAAGCTAATCCCGGCCGATCCGGCGCGGCGCTACGAAACCATCCAGTGGGTGTTCTTCCAGATGGCCTCGGTCGGGCCGATGTTCGGCCAGGTCGGCTTCTTTCACAAATTCGCCGGCCGCGAAATCGCCGACAAGCGTCCGCTGGAGCGCTACCGCGACGAATCAAAACGTTTGCTCGGCGTCCTCGACACCAGGCTGATGGGCCGCAAATGGATCATGGACAACGACTACACGATCGCCGATATCTCGCTGCTCGGCTGGGTGCGCAACCTGATCGGCTTCTACGATGCGCGGGAGCTGGTCGGCTTCGACGATTTCGTCAATGTGGCGGCGTGGCTGGAGCGGGGCCTTGCGCGACCGGCGGTGCAATCGGGCCTGAATATTCCAGCCAGGGGCTGA
- a CDS encoding tyrosine-type recombinase/integrase has product MELNAANERLKHRYVAYLRGARQLGEHSIDQIVASLNRFEDYTRRKGFSEFRIEQATNFKKHLATLNTKIGNRRLSKATITSTLYAMRDFIIWLSEQKGFRNRLVRTHADYFKPSRRDEAIARASRPMLVPTVEQIRAMVAAMPATSPVERRNRALVAIIAVTGARDNATASLLLKHLDLDDRQLFQDARDVRTKFGKTFPTWFFPVGDDFATIVAEWKRELEIEHGFGPTDPLFPQTEVAFGAGGEVLPPRLKKECWANADPIRKVFKQACAAAGHPDFKPHSFRHTLAQLGSHVCTTPAEYKAWSQNLGHDGALITLTSYGTLPGYTQRELIAGIGKRASAA; this is encoded by the coding sequence ATGGAACTGAACGCAGCCAACGAACGCCTCAAGCACCGCTATGTCGCCTACCTGCGCGGCGCCCGGCAACTCGGCGAACACTCGATCGACCAAATTGTCGCGTCTCTCAACCGCTTCGAAGATTACACCCGGCGCAAGGGCTTCAGCGAGTTTCGGATCGAACAGGCAACCAACTTCAAGAAGCACCTGGCCACTCTCAATACCAAAATCGGCAACCGAAGACTGAGCAAGGCGACGATCACCTCAACCCTCTATGCGATGCGGGATTTCATCATTTGGTTGTCCGAACAGAAGGGATTTCGCAACCGACTTGTGAGGACGCACGCCGACTACTTCAAGCCGTCTCGCCGCGACGAGGCCATTGCCCGCGCGTCCCGGCCCATGCTGGTCCCGACGGTCGAGCAAATCAGGGCGATGGTAGCGGCAATGCCTGCGACATCCCCAGTTGAACGGCGCAACCGGGCGCTGGTAGCGATTATTGCCGTCACCGGCGCACGCGACAACGCCACTGCCTCGCTGTTGCTGAAGCACCTCGACCTCGATGATCGCCAGTTGTTCCAAGACGCGCGCGATGTGCGCACCAAGTTCGGCAAGACGTTCCCGACCTGGTTCTTCCCGGTAGGCGACGACTTCGCTACAATCGTCGCCGAGTGGAAGCGGGAGCTTGAAATCGAGCACGGCTTCGGCCCGACCGATCCCTTGTTTCCGCAGACCGAAGTCGCTTTCGGTGCCGGTGGCGAAGTCTTGCCGCCACGCCTCAAGAAAGAGTGCTGGGCAAACGCCGACCCCATTCGGAAGGTTTTCAAGCAGGCCTGCGCAGCGGCCGGCCATCCCGACTTCAAGCCGCACAGCTTCCGCCACACCCTGGCGCAACTCGGCAGCCACGTTTGCACGACGCCCGCCGAGTACAAGGCTTGGTCTCAGAACCTTGGGCACGATGGCGCCCTCATAACCTTGACCAGCTACGGCACATTGCCGGGCTACACCCAACGCGAGTTGATCGCAGGAATAGGTAAGCGCGCGTCCGCCGCCTAG
- a CDS encoding D-alanyl-D-alanine carboxypeptidase family protein gives MPHSRFLSIIQKFFAALALAVFVAGCATTAPPPEAVLSVPAPAARYAAIVVDAKTGKQLFEVNSTAQRYPASLTKMMTLYLLFEAMDSGRVSKTTQIPVSDHAASQPPTKMRFRRGETIDVDSAIRAIVVKSANDVAVAVGEYLGGSEDQFAAMMTAKARQIGMTSTVFRNASGLPDDDQHTTARDMAVLGMALHSRFPQHFHYFSESDFMFRGKLVRGHNDMLGRVRGVDGIKTGYIRASGFNIVTHYDADGRQLIVVVMGADSARQRNDHVEALIQRTLSPTSADANTKLMFAEQQ, from the coding sequence TTGCCCCATTCGCGCTTCCTTTCGATCATCCAGAAATTCTTCGCGGCGCTTGCCTTGGCCGTGTTCGTTGCCGGCTGCGCGACGACGGCGCCGCCGCCCGAAGCGGTGCTGTCCGTGCCGGCGCCGGCGGCGCGCTATGCGGCCATCGTGGTCGACGCCAAGACCGGCAAGCAACTGTTCGAGGTGAATTCGACGGCGCAGCGCTATCCGGCTTCGCTGACCAAGATGATGACGCTTTATCTCTTGTTCGAGGCGATGGATTCCGGCCGCGTCAGCAAGACGACGCAGATTCCGGTTTCCGACCACGCCGCATCGCAGCCGCCAACGAAGATGCGCTTCCGGCGCGGCGAGACGATCGATGTCGATTCGGCGATCCGGGCGATCGTGGTCAAATCGGCCAATGACGTGGCGGTGGCCGTCGGCGAATATCTGGGCGGCAGCGAAGACCAGTTCGCCGCCATGATGACGGCCAAGGCGCGCCAGATCGGCATGACCAGCACCGTGTTCCGCAACGCATCCGGCCTGCCCGACGACGACCAGCACACGACCGCGCGCGACATGGCGGTGCTGGGCATGGCGCTGCATAGCCGCTTCCCGCAGCATTTCCACTATTTCTCCGAAAGCGACTTCATGTTCCGCGGCAAGCTTGTGCGCGGCCACAACGACATGCTGGGCCGCGTGCGCGGCGTCGACGGCATCAAGACCGGCTATATCCGGGCGTCGGGCTTCAACATCGTCACCCATTATGACGCCGACGGCCGCCAGCTGATCGTGGTGGTGATGGGCGCCGACAGCGCGCGACAGCGCAACGACCATGTCGAGGCATTGATTCAGCGCACCCTGTCGCCGACATCGGCGGATGCGAACACGAAGCTGATGTTCGCCGAGCAGCAATAG
- a CDS encoding DEAD/DEAH box helicase, with the protein MALHPDFPSDPHAILDPSIRWFPADETLRETSMEKLMPPLVAALRQKVKDFRNGGYVGASDTSRSLLNWWFKTPHLMPQADGTMAEFQYFFAQRESLETIIYLYDVVGVNDKFDLMRFDSSGAVSASLFDESWRRFVIKMATGAGKTKVLSLALAWSFYHKLYEPDSKLARNFLVIAPNIIVLDRIYKDFQGLRLFFDDPVIPDNGFDGRNWRDDFQLTLHVQDEVRITHPTGNIFLTNIHRVYAGEDIPSSPDDDNTMDYFLGTRPTGATTDSKVDLGMIVRDIDELMVLNDEAHHIHDSRLAWFKSIEDIHNRLLQKGSALSLQVDVTATPKHTNGAIFVQTVADYPLVEAISQNVVKHPVLPDAASRAKLHERQSAKYTEKYADYIDLGVIEWRKAHAEHEKLNKKAILFIMTDDTRNCDDVADYLEGHYPDLKGAVLVIHTKANGEISESTSGKAKEELEKLRKQANEIDDPASPYKAIVSVLMLKEGWDVRNVTTIVGLRAYAAKSNILPEQTLGRGLRKMYPGGIEEYVSVVGTDAFMEFVESIQAEGVELERKAMGEGTKPKTPLVIEVEKDNDKKDMDALDIEIPVMTPRIYREYKSLGDLDITAFGHKRVPYRMFSEEEQREIVFKDITTGAVTHTTILDTAGIADYRSVLGYFTKTVMKDLRLISGYDVLYGKIKAFVQSELFDSAVDLDSPNTLRNLSELSATKTLIENFKKAINALTVKDKGDAEIRDTIKLRQTRPFVVKEQGYLVSKKSVFNRIIGDSRLELVFAGFLESCTDVVSYAKNYFAVNFKLDYVNADGNISNYYPDFLVKLADKRIVIFETKGLEDLDVPLKMERLRQWCEDINRVQSDVTYDFVYVDQESFEKYKPTSLRQLIDGFREYKALRSQEDTHDSSSPRKPQSEDTLR; encoded by the coding sequence ATGGCGCTGCATCCCGATTTTCCGAGCGATCCCCACGCCATTCTCGACCCCTCTATCCGGTGGTTTCCGGCCGATGAGACGTTGCGCGAAACCAGCATGGAAAAGCTCATGCCGCCGCTTGTGGCGGCATTGCGCCAGAAGGTGAAGGACTTCCGTAACGGCGGCTATGTCGGCGCGTCCGACACCAGCCGGAGCCTGCTTAACTGGTGGTTCAAGACGCCCCACCTGATGCCGCAGGCTGACGGCACTATGGCCGAGTTTCAGTATTTTTTCGCCCAGAGGGAATCCCTCGAAACGATTATCTATCTCTACGACGTTGTGGGCGTGAACGATAAATTCGACCTGATGCGCTTCGACAGCAGCGGGGCCGTTTCCGCCAGCCTGTTCGATGAATCATGGCGGCGCTTCGTTATCAAAATGGCGACCGGCGCGGGCAAGACCAAGGTTTTGAGCCTCGCCCTCGCATGGAGCTTTTACCACAAGCTCTATGAGCCGGATTCAAAACTGGCCCGCAACTTCCTGGTGATTGCGCCCAACATCATCGTGCTGGACCGCATCTACAAGGATTTTCAGGGGCTGCGTCTGTTTTTCGACGACCCGGTTATCCCCGATAACGGCTTTGACGGCCGCAACTGGCGCGACGATTTCCAGTTGACGCTGCATGTTCAGGACGAGGTGCGTATCACGCACCCGACCGGCAACATCTTCCTCACCAACATTCACCGGGTTTACGCGGGCGAGGACATTCCATCATCGCCCGACGACGACAACACGATGGATTATTTCCTCGGCACCCGGCCGACCGGCGCGACCACCGATTCCAAGGTGGACCTCGGCATGATCGTCCGCGACATCGACGAGCTGATGGTGCTGAACGACGAGGCCCATCATATCCATGACTCGCGCCTGGCCTGGTTCAAGTCGATTGAGGACATTCACAACCGGCTCCTGCAGAAAGGGTCCGCGCTGTCCCTGCAAGTCGATGTGACGGCAACGCCGAAGCACACTAACGGCGCGATTTTCGTGCAGACCGTGGCCGACTATCCGCTCGTCGAAGCCATTTCGCAGAACGTCGTCAAGCATCCCGTGCTGCCGGATGCCGCCAGCCGGGCAAAACTGCACGAGCGCCAGAGCGCCAAATACACCGAGAAATACGCCGATTATATCGACCTGGGCGTGATCGAGTGGCGCAAGGCCCACGCCGAACACGAGAAGCTCAACAAGAAGGCCATCCTGTTCATCATGACGGATGACACCCGCAACTGCGACGACGTTGCGGACTACCTTGAGGGCCATTATCCCGATCTCAAGGGCGCGGTCCTGGTCATTCACACCAAGGCCAACGGCGAAATTTCCGAATCCACGTCCGGCAAGGCGAAGGAGGAATTGGAAAAACTCCGCAAACAGGCCAACGAGATCGACGACCCCGCCAGCCCTTACAAGGCCATCGTGTCGGTCCTGATGCTGAAAGAGGGCTGGGACGTGCGCAACGTCACCACCATTGTCGGGCTGCGGGCCTACGCCGCCAAGAGCAACATTCTCCCCGAACAGACCCTAGGGCGCGGCCTGCGCAAAATGTATCCGGGCGGCATCGAGGAATATGTCAGCGTCGTCGGCACCGACGCCTTCATGGAGTTTGTCGAGTCCATCCAGGCCGAGGGCGTCGAGCTTGAGCGCAAGGCAATGGGCGAGGGGACGAAGCCCAAGACCCCCCTGGTGATCGAGGTCGAGAAGGACAACGACAAGAAGGACATGGACGCCCTCGACATCGAGATTCCGGTGATGACCCCGCGCATCTACCGCGAGTATAAATCACTCGGCGACCTGGATATAACCGCCTTCGGCCATAAGCGCGTCCCTTACCGAATGTTCAGCGAGGAAGAACAGCGCGAAATCGTGTTCAAGGACATCACGACCGGGGCTGTGACGCACACCACTATTCTCGACACGGCCGGGATTGCCGACTACCGCAGCGTTCTGGGATATTTCACCAAGACCGTGATGAAGGACTTGCGGCTGATTAGCGGCTACGACGTGCTTTACGGGAAAATCAAAGCCTTCGTGCAATCGGAATTGTTCGACAGCGCAGTTGACCTCGACAGCCCGAACACCTTGCGGAACCTTTCCGAACTGTCCGCGACGAAAACGCTGATCGAGAATTTCAAGAAGGCCATCAACGCCCTGACCGTGAAGGACAAGGGCGATGCGGAAATCCGCGACACCATCAAGCTGCGGCAGACCCGCCCGTTCGTGGTTAAGGAGCAGGGCTATCTGGTGTCGAAGAAAAGCGTCTTCAACCGGATCATCGGCGACAGCCGTCTGGAACTGGTTTTTGCTGGCTTCCTTGAGTCCTGCACCGATGTCGTATCCTACGCCAAGAACTACTTCGCCGTGAATTTCAAACTGGATTACGTCAACGCCGACGGCAACATTTCCAACTACTATCCCGACTTCCTGGTGAAGCTGGCCGACAAGCGCATTGTGATCTTCGAAACCAAGGGCCTTGAGGACTTGGACGTGCCGCTGAAAATGGAACGCCTGCGGCAATGGTGCGAGGACATCAACCGGGTACAGTCCGACGTGACCTATGATTTTGTTTACGTGGACCAGGAAAGTTTCGAAAAGTACAAGCCCACCTCCTTAAGGCAGCTCATTGATGGCTTTCGAGAGTACAAAGCCCTGAGGAGTCAAGAGGACACCCACGACTCGTCGTCCCCCCGGAAACCGCAATCTGAAGACACGCTGCGATGA
- a CDS encoding DUF1003 domain-containing protein, giving the protein MSTVPKAPEAKAAANQNDTGGEYLEAPTIGSHDESGISDEHLEAPEVPDSEPTGPGATRGKPKKLSSAISGKKFHKRDLVRVDDLRPSLAHRIRTDHPDLPSGARISREELGRYRMRYTEELLQQEHGEFSELDRQVVESIAKQDTISENSEEEFEEHRTFADRVSDNMAAFGGSWWFLISFGGVLLVWICINLIEGTVSAFDPYPFILLNLLLSCIAAIQAPIIMMSQKRQETKDRLRSFNDYRVNLKAELEVRHLHEKLDYLISRQWTRLAEMQQMQLDAMHELTGAKTQKRAPRRRRAVKSKAVQ; this is encoded by the coding sequence ATGAGCACCGTCCCCAAGGCGCCCGAGGCCAAGGCCGCGGCCAATCAGAACGACACCGGTGGCGAATATCTGGAGGCGCCCACCATCGGGTCGCACGATGAGAGCGGGATTTCGGACGAGCACCTCGAAGCACCGGAGGTGCCGGACTCGGAGCCAACCGGACCCGGAGCCACACGCGGAAAGCCGAAGAAGCTGTCATCGGCGATTTCAGGCAAGAAATTCCACAAGCGCGACCTCGTGCGGGTCGATGACCTGCGCCCGAGCCTTGCGCACCGGATCCGCACCGATCATCCGGATCTGCCGTCCGGCGCCCGCATCAGCCGCGAGGAGCTGGGCCGCTACCGCATGCGCTACACGGAGGAGCTGCTCCAGCAGGAACACGGCGAATTCTCCGAGCTGGACCGGCAGGTGGTGGAAAGCATCGCCAAGCAGGACACGATTTCCGAAAACAGCGAGGAGGAGTTCGAGGAGCACAGGACTTTTGCCGACCGCGTTTCCGACAATATGGCGGCCTTTGGCGGCAGCTGGTGGTTCCTGATCTCGTTCGGCGGTGTGCTGCTGGTGTGGATCTGCATCAACCTGATCGAGGGCACGGTCAGCGCCTTCGATCCCTACCCCTTCATCCTGCTGAACCTGCTGCTCTCCTGCATCGCCGCCATCCAGGCGCCGATCATCATGATGAGCCAGAAGCGGCAGGAGACCAAGGACCGCCTGCGCTCGTTCAACGACTACCGGGTCAACCTCAAGGCCGAGTTGGAAGTGCGGCACCTGCACGAGAAGCTGGACTACCTGATCTCGCGCCAATGGACGCGGCTGGCCGAAATGCAGCAGATGCAACTCGACGCCATGCACGAACTGACCGGCGCCAAGACGCAGAAGCGCGCGCCACGCCGGCGGCGGGCGGTGAAGAGCAAGGCGGTGCAGTAG
- a CDS encoding site-specific DNA-methyltransferase: protein MARLTEQEQQDIIRFVEADKPLPEKYRFLLFEDKREVELVWNGKTSEVSNVVLPFQTIEQVDEPRAEKPEDTAAQHDLFSTDSRGRQLKGWTNKLIWGDNKLILSSLKNGPLREEIERQGGLKMIYIDPPFDVGADFSMDIEIGGDTFTKKPNILEEIAYRDTWGRGADSFIAMIYERLVLMRDLLAADGSIYVHCDWRVNGYLRLVLDEVFGSQYFRNDITWKRQPPRGARAKSAQFARSSDKILFYTKKDSYAWSSQYKKYSEEYIASKFTNLEPDGRRYRVGDIGDYSEKSISEFRKVGKIYDYPSGKVGLKRYLDEQNGEAISDIWADISEVNAMAIERIAYPTQKPEALLERIIKASSAEGDLVADFFVGSGTTAAVAEKLGRKWIVSDLGKFSVHTTRKRMIGVQRGVEGRGQGLPRL from the coding sequence ATGGCGCGGCTGACTGAGCAGGAACAGCAAGACATCATCCGGTTTGTCGAGGCCGACAAGCCGTTGCCGGAGAAATACCGCTTTCTGCTTTTCGAGGACAAGCGCGAGGTCGAGTTGGTTTGGAACGGCAAGACCAGCGAGGTCAGCAACGTCGTTCTGCCCTTTCAGACCATCGAACAGGTGGACGAGCCGCGCGCGGAGAAGCCAGAAGACACCGCCGCGCAACATGATCTATTTTCCACCGACAGCCGGGGGCGGCAGCTTAAAGGTTGGACTAACAAGCTGATATGGGGGGATAACAAACTAATCCTGTCATCGTTGAAAAACGGGCCACTGCGTGAGGAAATTGAACGTCAGGGTGGCTTGAAGATGATCTACATCGACCCGCCGTTCGACGTTGGCGCGGATTTTTCGATGGACATCGAGATCGGCGGCGACACGTTTACAAAGAAGCCAAATATTCTTGAGGAGATCGCTTACCGCGACACATGGGGTCGCGGCGCAGATTCATTTATTGCGATGATTTATGAGCGGCTTGTTTTGATGCGCGATCTTCTTGCGGCCGATGGGTCAATTTATGTTCATTGTGATTGGCGAGTAAATGGCTACCTGAGACTTGTTTTGGATGAGGTGTTCGGAAGTCAATATTTTCGCAACGACATCACTTGGAAAAGGCAACCACCAAGGGGCGCGCGAGCAAAGTCTGCGCAGTTTGCTCGATCATCCGACAAAATTCTGTTTTATACCAAAAAAGATTCCTATGCGTGGTCTTCGCAATACAAGAAATACAGCGAAGAATATATAGCGTCAAAGTTTACAAATTTGGAGCCTGATGGCCGCCGTTATCGTGTTGGTGATATTGGAGACTATTCGGAAAAGTCGATTTCAGAATTCAGAAAGGTTGGCAAAATATACGACTATCCATCAGGAAAAGTTGGATTGAAACGATATTTAGATGAACAAAACGGCGAGGCGATATCTGATATTTGGGCCGACATTTCTGAAGTAAATGCCATGGCAATTGAGCGCATTGCATACCCAACTCAAAAGCCGGAAGCGTTGCTTGAACGAATTATTAAAGCGTCTTCCGCAGAAGGCGATTTGGTCGCTGATTTTTTTGTTGGTTCAGGCACGACGGCAGCAGTGGCTGAAAAGTTGGGGCGCAAATGGATCGTTAGCGACCTTGGCAAGTTTTCCGTACACACGACCCGTAAGCGCATGATCGGTGTGCAGCGCGGGGTTGAAGGCCGAGGGCAAGGACTACCGCGCCTTTGA
- a CDS encoding IMPACT family protein, which produces MFSIEQPATFGQEIKKSRFLAVAGPVPTEEAARQFVTAHSVLEANHNCWAWRVGDNYRFSDDGEPSGTAGKPILQSLDGQSFDNVAIVVTRWFGGILLGSGGLMRAYGGTASACLRAAIRIPIVVTVEATVTCGFSDLALVQARLAASPGVRILHDNFIANGAELTVAVPEVEASSIARMITDLSSGRATVLLPD; this is translated from the coding sequence ATGTTCAGCATTGAGCAGCCTGCGACCTTCGGGCAGGAGATAAAGAAAAGCCGCTTCCTTGCGGTTGCCGGACCTGTCCCGACCGAGGAGGCCGCAAGGCAATTTGTAACCGCTCACTCGGTTCTCGAGGCGAACCACAATTGCTGGGCATGGCGTGTCGGTGACAACTACCGGTTCAGCGATGACGGCGAGCCAAGCGGGACGGCTGGAAAGCCAATCCTCCAGTCGCTCGACGGTCAGTCGTTCGACAATGTCGCCATCGTGGTCACGCGCTGGTTCGGAGGCATCTTGCTCGGCAGTGGCGGGCTTATGCGTGCCTATGGTGGCACCGCCTCCGCGTGTCTTCGAGCGGCCATCAGAATTCCAATCGTCGTGACCGTCGAAGCGACTGTCACATGTGGGTTTTCCGATCTGGCCCTGGTCCAGGCGCGGCTGGCAGCATCGCCTGGGGTTCGAATCCTGCATGACAATTTCATCGCGAATGGCGCGGAACTCACCGTGGCGGTCCCTGAGGTTGAAGCCTCGTCGATCGCGCGAATGATCACCGATCTCTCCAGTGGCCGCGCAACGGTCCTGCTGCCGGATTGA
- a CDS encoding helix-turn-helix domain-containing protein: MANRRHNPRLAKSLRCFTIVETAELYGVHRNTVRHWLADGLKPLDARKPVLIHGTALNRFHADRRGSAKRVCGPDEMYCLPCRAPRRPASDMADYSQLTASVGTLVAICPACDRMMAQRVNAARLKQFSTEIDVTIRPGPEPIEGSA; the protein is encoded by the coding sequence ATGGCAAACCGGCGCCACAACCCGCGACTGGCGAAGTCGCTGCGCTGCTTCACAATCGTAGAGACCGCCGAACTCTATGGCGTCCATCGAAACACGGTTCGGCATTGGCTTGCCGACGGACTGAAGCCACTCGACGCACGAAAGCCGGTGCTGATTCATGGGACGGCGCTGAACCGCTTTCATGCGGATCGTCGCGGGTCGGCGAAGCGGGTCTGCGGCCCGGACGAAATGTACTGCCTCCCCTGCCGCGCGCCACGCCGCCCCGCTTCGGACATGGCCGACTACTCGCAGCTGACCGCGTCGGTGGGAACGCTGGTGGCCATCTGCCCGGCCTGCGACCGCATGATGGCCCAGCGGGTCAATGCCGCGCGGCTGAAGCAGTTCTCGACAGAAATCGACGTAACGATCAGGCCCGGCCCCGAACCCATAGAGGGGAGTGCCTGA
- a CDS encoding nucleoside triphosphate hydrolase, with protein MSEIAHLAATIFKRAGKAPRFIVAIAGPPGAGKSTLSAGLHGLLPEGTAEVVPMDGFHYDDVVLEQRGLRARKGAPETFDFAGFESLLKRIRAAEPDIAIPVFDRSMELSRAAAAIVATETKFILVEGNYLLLDEEPWSRLAPLFDFSIFVDVPRTELERRLLERWHGHGRSDADARAWIASNDMPNIDRVLARRREADLVIGDSVGFA; from the coding sequence ATGTCCGAAATCGCCCATCTCGCCGCCACCATCTTCAAGCGCGCCGGCAAGGCGCCGCGTTTCATTGTCGCCATCGCCGGGCCCCCGGGCGCCGGCAAGTCGACGCTCTCGGCCGGGCTGCACGGCCTGCTGCCGGAGGGCACGGCGGAAGTCGTGCCGATGGATGGATTCCACTATGATGATGTCGTGCTCGAGCAGCGCGGCCTGCGTGCCCGCAAGGGCGCGCCCGAAACCTTCGACTTTGCCGGCTTTGAATCCCTCTTGAAGCGCATCCGGGCGGCCGAGCCCGACATTGCCATCCCGGTGTTCGACCGTAGCATGGAGCTGTCGCGTGCCGCGGCCGCCATCGTTGCCACCGAGACCAAGTTCATCCTGGTCGAGGGCAACTACCTTCTGCTCGACGAAGAGCCCTGGTCGCGCCTGGCGCCGCTGTTCGATTTCTCGATTTTCGTCGACGTGCCGCGCACTGAACTGGAGCGTCGCCTGCTCGAGCGTTGGCATGGTCATGGCCGCTCCGACGCGGATGCCCGCGCCTGGATCGCCTCCAACGACATGCCGAACATCGATCGGGTCCTTGCCCGCCGTCGAGAAGCCGATCTTGTGATCGGCGATTCGGTGGGATTTGCCTGA